A region of the Dysidea avara chromosome 9, odDysAvar1.4, whole genome shotgun sequence genome:
AGTTTCAACACGCGAGATTGAGTTTCTGGGTGTCCCGCAACTACCTTGAAGACGCTTTGACCAGACGTTTAACCATTGTGCAAAGATGGGAGGTCAACTCTCGCCTTACTGGCAAAGCGGTAGAGAGAAATGTACTTGCCATCTGGAGTCTAGCTATTGCTGCTAGGATGTTTTGCCAATGAGCTAAAGTTATCACATGCAGACAATGGTTGGTCTATACAgaaaatgcattcttcataagTACATACCACATTTTGACAATCACCTATAATAGTAGACATTTTTATACTGAAAGGTTGCAAGGCAGCATTAAAGTACTAAGTTGGCCACTTAAACCATAACCGATACTGATCTGAAATCAAAAATGGCCGATACTGATAAAAATATTGCATTCCTAATGAGTACATCAGttccagctacaaacattttTTGTTCTTATCAACAACACCTTATCGGAAACTATCTACAAACAGTCTCATCTACAAACAGTCTCATCTACAAACAGTCTCATCTACAAACAGCCTTAATTACACCACATTTTAATAAAACTTTGACAAATTCTTCTACATAATTGTTcaaaattaaacccacaatcaaaaacaaaACGCATTAATCCTTTgctttgatcacttgatttcatatTTAAGAGCATTGATCGTCAACCATAAAAAGTTAGTAAATTCTCTTGTTGCTGTTTACTTTCAAAAAGTCACTTTTGCAGAGATTTTGATCACTTGTAAAACCCTTTGATCACTTGATCTTAGTTGTGTCAGATGGTATTGTTTCAAACTGTTGCACAGAGATGCTCACAAAGCTATTTGTGTCAAACAAGGCTAAAAAGATCAAAAGAGGAGGCATATAGCACTTCACAGATGTGATAGTATAAAACTGTAGAAATACAGCATGACACTTCAGAGGTGTGTGTCCTGAAGATATGAACATCACCTATTTAGTAACTCTTATTCTTTTGTGTATGCTCacgtgtatgtttgtatgttgGGCATTATTAAGAACTGTAGTGAACACGTGTTATACTTTCCCTCTCGCTCCGGCTCTCTGACGCGAATTCGATGCTGTAACCAGGATTGTACGCCTTACAGGTAACCACTATATCCGTCATCTGGTGCTGTGACAAAACAACGAGTTAAGATGGATGATACCCAACGTCTTCGCGTTAAACGACGGAGTTGCAAGGCTAGCATCACGAAGCTACTGGCGAAAGTTGAAGATGCAACATCGTGCGAACTAAGCACTATCAATCTAGAAGTAGTCACCGATTCACGAAGGCTTGCCGTCGCTACCACTCTTGCCCAACTTAAGACAAAGAAGGATGCTATCAGCAAACTGAACGATGATATCTCCGAAGCTATCCAGAATGTAGAAACAGAACTCACTGATGCAGATATCTACATAGCAGAGCTGGAAGAAAAGATAGCAGTCCTAGAAGAATTTATCAAGAAGGCTTACCAGCCCCCAGTAACTCAAAGAGCTGTTTCCCATACCCTGACATCCCACCCACCCTTGGTGGCTACAACACCATCTCAGATGCCAGAGACCAAAGTGGTGAAGAAACCAATTCACTCAGCAGCTACTGACTTAGAACATGTGAGTGCTGACAGTGGTAATCTACCTATTCACACATCTACACCTGCCAGAGACCCACCACTTACTTTCAGTAGGCTTCCCAAATTAACACTACCAACATTCAATGGGAACCCCTTacaatggcagccattttggGACTCATTTACAGCTGGAGTGGATTCTAATCCTAATCTGACACATGCCCAAAAGTTTGCATACCTACGTGCACAACTAGAAGGAGACGCATCTCACGTAACTGCTGGATTCCCACTCACAGACAACAACTATCTGCCTGCTGTTACACTACTCCAAGAAAGATTTGGTCAGCGATACAATATAATAGATGCACATTTGGAAGCTCTATTACATGTGACACCACCTATAAACACCCTGAACAGTTTACAATCATTTCATGACACTATCCAGAGTCATAGATGATCACTGCTAGCACTGGGAAAATCTTCAGACTCTTATGCTACTCTCCTAATCCCAGCCATTCTAAGTAAATTGCCATCTGAAACCAGGGCACGTATGACCCGTGACCATTATAACACCGAATGGGCCCTAGATGAATTAATGGGAAGTATCCTCAAGGAGATACGTATTTTTGAAGCTATACAACACTCAAACAGAAAGACCACTCACACGCCAACTACTAGCTCCTTTCATATGGCCGCCAACAGAGCAACACGTGATAGACCAAAGAAAGACCTTACTTGTGTATTCTGTAAGGGGATGCATAAACCTCATTTATGTACAACTGTTTCATCTCCCACGGAACGTCTAGCCATCATTAAGAACGCAGGTCTGTGTTTCAATTGTCTTGCCCACCATAAGGTGTCCCAATGCGCATCAAAGTTTACATGCAGAGAGTGCCATAAGAAACATCACACGAGTCTCTGCCATGCCTTCACTGCAAGTGTCGAACCACCGCCACAGACACTACCTGCTCACACAACTACCGTCTCAAATCAGACAGGTCCTCAGACTCAGACAGTTCCTCAGAACACAGCCACCACTGCAGCTCACACAACTACAACTCACAACGAAGATACAGCTGCTACCTCCACATCACTTACTGCTTTCTCCAAAAGTGTGTGCTTGCTGAAGACAGCTATTGCAAATGTATTGGCCAGCCAAACTACTGTAGAAGGCCACATCTTATTTGATGAAGGTGCCCAGCGTTCCTTTATCACACAAGAACTCGCCAACCAGTTACAACTTCAGCCAACTCACCATGAGAATATCTCAGTCTTGCCCTTTGGTGAACAAGTGTCAACTCCCAGAAGATTAGCTAGAGCAACTGTGCTTATCCAGACATTGAACAAGGGCCACATACCCATATCAGTATTGATCGTACCAAAGCTTGCAGCTCCTATCCGCAACAGCATCCGTGCCCATCTCGATAAGCTTCCTTACCTTCAAGAATTGCCACAAGCCCACCCAGTGACTAGCGACGAGAATTTTCACATCTCCATTTTAATTGGAGCTGACTATTACTGGCAGTTTATACAAGATAGAATAGTACGTGGGGATGGACCAACAGCTGTTAAATCGAGACTAGGGTATCTCCTATCTGGTCCATTGCCCTCCACCAAGTCAGCTTATGTCACCTGCTCACAAGTTCTAGCCTTTTCCTGTGTCACTGAAGATACAGACTGTCACCAGTTCTGGACAGTGGAATCTATGGGCACTACACCGGTGAAGCAAAACACTGATACAGAGTTCTTATAGCAATACATTGATAACAATATCACTGTGCAACCAGATGGCACATATTGCCTCAAGTTTCCCTGGAAACCCAGCCACCCTGCCTTACCATCCAATTACACTGTCTGTGCTAAACGCACCAGATCCATGATCTACCAATTAGCCAAGACTCCCCACCTACTCAGAGTTTACAGTAACATTATTGAAGAGCAGGAAAGGAAAGGATTCATTGAGAGAATTGATGACAATGCCAGATCCCCATCGGTACACTACATTCCGCACTATCCTGTAAAAAAGGAGTCATCAACTACACCGATCCGAATCGTTTATGACTGCAGCTGTAAGCAGTCACCAAGCTCTCCCAGTCTGAATGATTGCCTCAACCCGGGTCCTCCATTCCTCAATGACCTTTGTACAATTCTATTACGTTTCCGTCAACACAATTTCGCATTCTCAGCAGACATTGAAAAGGCATTCCTACATGTACACCTCAATGAAGTAGACAGAGATTTTACACGCTTCCTTTGGCTATCCAACCCAACTGATCCTACTAGCCCATTTGTGACTTTCCATTTCAGGGTTGTAAATGCCGTAATAAGCTATCACTTACATCAGAATGACTCAGCAACTTCTAGAGATCTCCTTCGAAATATCTATGTTGACAATGTGGTGTCAGGTTCCTGTAAGTACTGAAGAAGCTGCCCTAACCTACTTTAAACAATCCAGATCTGTTCTAGGCAGTGCCAATTTCAATCTACGTTCTTGGGCCTCCAACAGCAAACAGTTGAACAGTGTGGCACAATCACACAGTGTAGTTGACACTAAAAACCCAGTCAAAGTACTTGGTTTGTGGTGGGACACCCACTCTGACACAATCTGTGCCTCACCTAATCCTGATGTTACAGTGTTTACCTTTACAGCAACAAAGCGAGAAGTCTTGAAATGGATCTCAAGTATCTTTGACCCTCTGGGACTAATAACACCTGTCACCATCACTGCTAAACTATTCCTTCAGCAGCTATGGCAACTAGAACTGAAATGGGACAATCAGCTAACTGAAGAACTATGTAAGACCTGGTACAAGATTGCCACAGAGATCACCCAAGCCACAGTGATGCCATTTCCACGTCAGTGCACTGTGATGCCAGATACAGCCACACTTCACATATTTGCAGACGCCAGTCCACAGGCTTATGGCGCTGTCGCGTACCTTGTTCAAGGAACACAATCAGCAATACTCATGTCGAAGGCAAGAACTGCTCCCCTCAAGCAACACACCCTACCTAGGCTTGAGTTGATGGCTGCTGTACTTGGTGCCAGAATATATGTCTTCATTTCAACGTCCATCTGCACTACAGATATCTTTTTCTGGTCAGACAGCCAGATTGTTCTTTCATGGCTCACTAGTAAGAAAACCCTCAAGCCTTTTGTCAGCAATCATGTCAGTGAAATTAGATTAGTTTCAACAGAGTGGAGATACTGTCCATCAGCTGATAACCCAGCTGATCTGCTTACCCGAGGTGTATCCTTTGATCAGTTCAACTCATCCACAAAATGGAGACACAGTCCTACATGGCTGAGTTCACCATCCAAATGGCCAACATGGCCACATGCAGAAATTCTACTTGTACAAGCAGATGCAGATGAGGAGGTTGATACGCCAGCAGTTGACACCACTAAATCACCTAGCATTGGGTTACATTACCTCATTGACCTTACAACATTCAGTAAGTTAAGCAAACTACTACCTGTTACCGCCTATGTGTATCGATTTATCCACAACACTAGACAGCCTAGTTCTTCACAACAAACAGGACCATTAACAGTGTCTGAACTTACATGAGCCAATTTGAAATGGATACAGGATGTCCAACACTCCGTTTTCCTCAAAGAAATAGCCAACATACAGTCAGGCCACAACTGTTTGCCACTAGTAAGACAATTGAGATTATTCATTGATGACAATTTGCTGCGTTGTGGAGGACGTATTCACAATGCCTCCCCTATCCGAACTGGCTAAATTCCCCTACTTACTGCCAGCACATCATTACTTCACCACTCTTGTCATTCGGAGCATTCATATCACTCAACTTCACAGTGGAGTAAGTGCAACATTGACTGCCTTACAACAAAGCTACTGGGTACCTTCTGCCCGTCAACGAATTAAATCCATCATCCACAAATGTGTGGTATGTAGGAAGTCTAGTGGAAAGCCCTACACCATTCCCGACCCTCCTCCACTTGTTCAATCCAGAGTAACCTACACTAATCCTTTCAACATCACTGGAGTAGATTTTACTGGAGCCCTGTACGTCCGCTCCACTGAAGGAGAACGAAAGGTTTACCTTTGCCTGTTTACCTGCGCTGCATGCAGAGCAGTGCACCTAGAATTGGTCAATGACCTCACAGTAGAATGCTTTCTGCAAGCCTTCTGCAGATTTGCTGGACGAAGATCCCTCCCAAGGCTTCTACTATCAGATAATGGCTCCACCTTTCTGGCAGTAGCAGAAGAAGTGAAGACACTACTCTCATCCACTGAATTGACTGAAGCCCTCGCACATAAGAGTGTAGAATGGAAGTTCATACCCAAACGAGCCCCATGGTTTGGCGGCTTTTGGGAGCGCCTCATAGGCCTAACTAAGTCCACTCTAAAGAAGACGTTGGGAAGAACACACGCCACATTAGAGAGTCTTCAAACCATCATCGTAGAGGTGGAGGCACTCCTAAACGATCGTCCATTAACCTATGTCTCATCTGACATCAAAGATCTGAATCCAATAACACCCTCACAATTACTTCATGGCAGGAGAATTGTCAAACTACCTCACATAAATGTACAAGAAGATGAGATTCATGATCCTGATTTTACAACTGGTGCCTCTGAGATCAGACACAGAGCCAAGAAACAGGCTCTCATACTGAAGCATTTTGCAACCCGATGGAATCATGAATATCTCACAACACTACGGGAGACCCACACAGTAACTGGTAATAATCATCAAGCAGTTAAGGTTGGTGATGTCGTTCTCATCCATGATGATACTGCACGAGTGAACTGGAGAATGGCAGTAATCGAATCAGTCAACAAAGGAGCGGATGGAATGATCCGATCTGCTGATATCCGCACCTCGACTGGCCGGAC
Encoded here:
- the LOC136267567 gene encoding uncharacterized protein; the encoded protein is MTRDHYNTEWALDELMGSILKEIRIFEAIQHSNRKTTHTPTTSSFHMAANRATRDRPKKDLTCVFCKGMHKPHLCTTVSSPTERLAIIKNAGLCFNCLAHHKVSQCASKFTCRECHKKHHTSLCHAFTASVEPPPQTLPAHTTTVSNQTGPQTQTVPQNTATTAAHTTTTHNEDTAATSTSLTAFSKSVCLLKTAIANVLASQTTVEGHILFDEGAQRSFITQELANQLQLQPTHHENISVLPFGEQVSTPRRLARATVLIQTLNKGHIPISVLIVPKLAAPIRNSIRAHLDKLPYLQELPQAHPVTSDENFHISILIGADYYWQFIQDRIVRGDGPTAVKSRLGYLLSGPLPSTKSAYVTCSQVLAFSCVTEDTDCHQFWTVESMGTTPVKQNTDTEFL
- the LOC136267569 gene encoding uncharacterized protein — protein: MPPLSELAKFPYLLPAHHYFTTLVIRSIHITQLHSGVSATLTALQQSYWVPSARQRIKSIIHKCVVCRKSSGKPYTIPDPPPLVQSRVTYTNPFNITGVDFTGALYVRSTEGERKVYLCLFTCAACRAVHLELVNDLTVECFLQAFCRFAGRRSLPRLLLSDNGSTFLAVAEEVKTLLSSTELTEALAHKSVEWKFIPKRAPWFGGFWERLIGLTKSTLKKTLGRTHATLESLQTIIVEVEALLNDRPLTYVSSDIKDLNPITPSQLLHGRRIVKLPHINVQEDEIHDPDFTTGASEIRHRAKKQALILKHFATRWNHEYLTTLRETHTVTGNNHQAVKVGDVVLIHDDTARVNWRMAVIESVNKGADGMIRSADIRTSTGRTNRPIARLYPLELTDDTTANISTDDGPEQSTTDNPIRRPTREAAKRGQQVVKQWIASLRGPPEDVPKI
- the LOC136267566 gene encoding uncharacterized protein; translated protein: MDDTQRLRVKRRSCKASITKLLAKVEDATSCELSTINLEVVTDSRRLAVATTLAQLKTKKDAISKLNDDISEAIQNVETELTDADIYIAELEEKIAVLEEFIKKAYQPPVTQRAVSHTLTSHPPLVATTPSQMPETKVVKKPIHSAATDLEHVSADSGNLPIHTSTPARDPPLTFSRLPKLTLPTFNGNPLQWQPFWDSFTAGVDSNPNLTHAQKFAYLRAQLEGDASHVTAGFPLTDNNYLPAVTLLQERFGQRYNIIDAHLEALLHVTPPINTLNSLQSFHDTIQSHR
- the LOC136267568 gene encoding uncharacterized protein, which encodes MIYQLAKTPHLLRVYSNIIEEQERKGFIERIDDNARSPSVHYIPHYPVKKESSTTPIRIVYDCSCKQSPSSPSLNDCLNPGPPFLNDLCTILLRFRQHNFAFSADIEKAFLHVHLNEVDRDFTRFLWLSNPTDPTSPFVTFHFRVVNAVISYHLHQNDSATSRDLLRNIYVDNVVSGSCSANFNLRSWASNSKQLNSVAQSHSVVDTKNPVKVLGLWWDTHSDTICASPNPDVTVFTFTATKREVLKWISSIFDPLGLITPVTITAKLFLQQLWQLELKWDNQLTEELCKTWYKIATEITQATVMPFPRQCTVMPDTATLHIFADASPQAYGAVAYLVQGTQSAILMSKARTAPLKQHTLPRLELMAAVLGARIYVFISTSICTTDIFFWSDSQIVLSWLTSKKTLKPFVSNHVSEIRLVSTEWRYCPSADNPADLLTRGVSFDQFNSSTKWRHSPTWLSSPSKWPTWPHAEILLVQADADEEVDTPAVDTTKSPSIGLHYLIDLTTFSKLSKLLPVTAYVYRFIHNTRQPSSSQQTGPLTVSELT